In Nocardia yunnanensis, one DNA window encodes the following:
- a CDS encoding ABC transporter permease: protein MTTLAHAPRRETPTAGWLVAAGQIFRRWMVNTLRESWGVFAALLQPIVWILLFGQVFESVGDIPGFGAANYITFLAPGVLMMTVLYSGVWAGTGYIEDIDNGVMNQLLTAPISRSAVVAGQLAVQLTVGLVQSALVLVIGFAGGARYPGGVAGIVLALAAATLLAAVFCAGSVALALVTRSQIALIGMSQLIILPLTFLSSGMMAPALMPGWVRSLSRFNPVTWAVDIGRTGLAGTADAATVAAHLGYLTALAALAFGWAVSAFRTYQRTQ from the coding sequence ATGACCACGCTCGCCCACGCGCCGCGGCGCGAAACACCCACGGCCGGTTGGCTGGTGGCCGCCGGGCAGATCTTCCGCCGCTGGATGGTCAATACACTGCGCGAATCCTGGGGCGTGTTCGCGGCCCTGCTACAGCCGATCGTCTGGATCCTGTTGTTCGGACAGGTCTTCGAGTCCGTCGGCGACATTCCGGGTTTCGGCGCGGCCAACTACATCACCTTCCTCGCGCCCGGCGTGCTGATGATGACCGTGCTCTACTCCGGGGTCTGGGCGGGCACCGGCTATATCGAGGACATCGACAACGGCGTCATGAATCAGCTGCTGACCGCGCCGATTTCGCGCAGCGCGGTGGTGGCGGGACAGTTGGCGGTGCAGCTCACCGTCGGTCTCGTCCAATCCGCGCTGGTGCTGGTCATCGGGTTCGCCGGTGGCGCACGCTATCCCGGTGGCGTGGCCGGCATCGTGCTGGCGTTGGCGGCGGCGACGCTGCTGGCCGCCGTCTTCTGCGCGGGCTCGGTGGCATTGGCGCTCGTCACGCGGAGTCAGATCGCGCTGATCGGCATGTCCCAGTTGATCATTCTGCCGTTGACCTTCCTGTCCTCGGGCATGATGGCGCCGGCGTTGATGCCCGGCTGGGTGCGCTCCCTCTCGCGATTCAACCCGGTCACGTGGGCGGTCGACATCGGCCGCACCGGGCTGGCGGGCACCGCCGACGCCGCCACCGTGGCCGCCCACCTCGGCTATCTCACGGCCTTGGCCGCGCTCGCCTTCGGCTGGGCGGTCTCCGCGTTCCGCACCTACCAGCGCACTCAGTAA
- a CDS encoding ABC transporter ATP-binding protein — MSITPMPSAAVEVHDLVKTYPGGRRKPPVRALDGLSFSIAAGTVYGMLGPNGAGKSTTTKICTTLSRADSGIARVAGFDVATDAAALRHRIGYVSQASGADPRQTPFENLVMAARLHGLSRHDAVERADGLLDQFQLTDARNRKVAKLSGGMRRKLDVAVGLVHTPSVLFLDEPTTGLDPQARAEMWSEIRRLATEAALTVVLTTHYLEEADELADRLVIIDRGRAVIEGTPAQLKSTLAGDTLTVELIDPDVAAVRAVGESIPALRDIVVEQDGPTGRLIARTDDPSGVVGRVISEFDAAAIGFGAVSISRPSLDDVYLHYAGRSYRADDRAEVAA; from the coding sequence ATGTCCATCACACCCATGCCCTCGGCCGCGGTCGAGGTCCACGACCTGGTCAAGACCTATCCCGGCGGCCGCCGCAAACCCCCCGTGCGGGCGCTGGACGGCCTGAGCTTCAGCATTGCCGCGGGCACCGTCTACGGCATGCTCGGCCCCAATGGGGCGGGCAAATCCACCACCACCAAGATCTGCACCACGCTCTCGCGCGCCGACTCCGGCATCGCGCGGGTGGCCGGCTTCGATGTCGCCACCGATGCGGCCGCGCTGCGGCATCGGATCGGCTATGTCTCGCAGGCTTCGGGTGCGGACCCGCGGCAGACGCCGTTCGAGAACCTGGTCATGGCGGCGCGTCTCCACGGCCTGTCCCGCCACGACGCGGTCGAGCGCGCCGACGGGCTGCTCGATCAATTCCAGCTCACCGATGCGCGAAACCGCAAGGTGGCCAAGCTGTCCGGCGGAATGCGGCGCAAGCTGGATGTCGCGGTCGGGCTGGTGCACACGCCGTCGGTGCTGTTTCTGGACGAGCCGACCACCGGCCTGGATCCGCAGGCCCGCGCCGAGATGTGGTCGGAGATCCGGCGATTGGCCACCGAGGCGGCGCTCACCGTCGTGCTCACCACCCATTATCTGGAGGAGGCCGACGAGCTGGCCGACCGGCTGGTCATCATCGATCGCGGACGCGCGGTCATCGAAGGCACACCGGCACAGCTGAAATCGACCCTCGCCGGTGACACGCTGACCGTCGAACTGATCGATCCGGATGTGGCCGCGGTGCGCGCGGTCGGCGAATCCATTCCGGCGTTGCGTGACATCGTCGTCGAACAGGACGGGCCGACCGGCAGACTCATCGCCCGTACCGACGATCCGTCGGGTGTGGTCGGCCGGGTCATCTCCGAATTCGACGCCGCCGCCATCGGTTTCGGCGCGGTCTCGATCTCGCGGCCCTCCCTCGACGATGTGTATCTGCATTACGCGGGCCGCTCCTACCGCGCCGACGACCGGGCGGAGGTGGCGGCATGA